Genomic DNA from Acuticoccus sp. MNP-M23:
CTCGTGCCGCACCCGGTGGATCAATCTGCGTTGAACCTGCCCGCGCTGAGTTCGTTGAACAATGCGCCTCGTCCGCCGCCCCTTGGATGAGGCCGGGCGCCATCAGCCAGCCGGAGAAACCCGCATGAGCCTCACCTATGCCGACTGGCGCGCGATGATCGCACAGGCGCCGGTCGCCCGGCCGGAGCGGCTGATCGGCAACGGCGGCCTTGTCGTTCTATCGCCCCACCCGGACGATGAGACCCTCGGCGCGTCGGGCCTCATTGCCGGCGCGCATGCGGCTGGCCGCAAGGTCGCGCTTGTTGCGCTGACTGACGGTGACGGGTCGCACAGGGGATCCAGGACCCACCCGCCTGCGCGCCTCGCCGCATTGCGGGAACGTGAGCAGGCGGCGGCGATGGACGTGCTCGCCCCCGGCACGGAAATACTGCGCCTTCGCCTGCCGGACGGCGCATCAATGCACCACGCCGACTTTGGCGGCGCCGCCGAAAGTGTGGCAGCGCTGTGCACACGCATCGGCGCCACCGCGCTCGCCACCACGCCCCCGCGCGATAACCACCCCGACCATGACGCCGCCTGGGCGCTCGCGGCACAGGTCGAGCAAATGCTACCCGGCCTTCGGCTTCTCGCCTTCCCGATCTGGTCCGTCCGCACCGAGCCCGAAGCCGATGCCACCGCGGAGCGCGCCGCGTTCATCCCGTTCCGGCTTGAGACCCCCGCGCAGAAATCCGCCGCACTCGCCTGCCACGCAACGCAGCTCGGCGGAGTGGTGACGGACGACCCGTCCGGTTTCACGCTGCCGGACTGGTTCCTGTCCCACCACAGCGCGCCGCATGAGCCGGTGTTCTGGAGCCGCAAGCGCGCCCCGCTTCCGGGCCCTGCGCATTTTCGCAAACTCTACGGTGATGACGGCGACCCCTGGCACGTCCGCTCCGCGCCCTATGAGCGGGACAAGCGCGCCCACGTCGCGGGGAGCCTCGGCGATGCCTGGTACAATTCGCTTCTGGAAATGGGCTGCGGAGAAGGCCACTTTACTGCAATGCTTGCCGAGCGCTGCGACAGGGCGCTCGGGGTCGACGTCGACCCCGGCATCATCGACCGCGCCGCCGCATGGCACGCCGGCCAAAGCAACCTTTCCTTCGCGCTCGCCCATCTGCCGGATCAGTTCCCGGAGGGAACGTTCGACCTCTTCGTCCTGTCCGAAGTTCTCTACTTCCTCGACGAGAACGGTATTGCCGCGCTGATCCGCCGGATGGAGCAGTCGGCAATCAAGGGCGCTACCGCCGTACTGGTGAACTGGCTCGGCGATACCAGCGCGCCGCTCTCCGGCGAGATGGCAGCGGATCTCTTCATCGCGATGGTCGGGGAGAAATGGGAGCTCACGATGACGGAGCGCCGGCCAGGCTACCGTGTCGACCGGCTTCTTCTGCGTCCAGCTCCGTTTTGAGCGCCTTCAGCCCCGGCAGGACGGCGCGAAGGTCGCTCCGCCGCAGCCGCGTGCGACGCAGCGCCGGGCTCGTGTCTTCCGCGGCAAGCCACATCAGTCCGGGCAGCGGCTGTCCCAGCGCAGCGTGGATCTCTTCGGCGCCGAGGCCGAGCCCCTTCAGGATCTCGGCCCGCGCCGCCTGATCGCGGGCGGCGAGGAAGGCGCGGCGTGCACAGTGGCGCAGTACCAGCGTCTCGGCCGGCTCCAGCATCTCGTCCACCACCGGATCGGCGCACAACCGCGAGAAGCGAAGGTCGTCGGAAAGGCCGCCGTGTGCGCGCCCCTCGATCCGGCACGATGTCACGACATGCGGGCCGTCGCTGTAGCGCACCGCCAGTCCGTGCCCGTGCACCAGACGCAAAAGCGCCCGATCCTCGCCCGAGGGCGGCAGCGGCAGTCCGCCCACCGTGCGATAAGCCGCGCCGGTGATGACGAAGTTCGCGCCGCCGATGTTGCCGTGGTGGGGCCATGGGTTGAAGGGGTCCGGGTCGATCCGGGCGGCAATTTCGCGGGTCAGGTGACGCGCCTCGCGCACCAGGGTCTCGGCATCGGCGTCGGCTGGCGGCAGCATCGCAGCCTCCTCGGGATCGAACCCGATCGTGCCGCAGACGAGATCGTAGCCCCGCGCGAGTTCCACGGCGTAGGCGCACCGGAGGTCAGGCGCGCAGCGGGAGTCGCTGTCGAACGAAAAGAGCGCGGCGGCGGGTGCCTCTTTATGCGCCGCGTCGAGCGCGATCCGGCGCGCAAGGGGCGCGCTCCCCCGGCCCTCGGCGAACGTCACTTCGGCAAGGCAGGAAGGTTGCGCGATGGCGGCAAGGTGCGCAGCCGCGATCGCGCACGTGGCATCACTCGATCCGTTCACCACCACCACAATGCCATCGCTTGGCTTGAGCGTTCGAGCGAGCGATGCCAGCGCATCCCCGATGCGATCCTCTTCGTCTCGCGCCGGAACGCATGCAATCAGCTCGCAGCCGGAGTGTGCGGCGCGCGCATGCCAATGCGTTTGCGCAACATCGGCGTGATGCGACGCAGGCACATCCGCGAAGTAATCGTCTCGTATCATGCGCTGGCGTTCTCCGTATCACGTGCCCAAGCGCGCGTGGCGGGCGGACTGATGCTTACCATCAGCCGGCGAGGGCCACCACGCGGTGGTGCGCGCATCGCGCATCAGGCCGTGCTCGGTGCCGTTTATCCTGAGCGTAACCGGAATGGGTTCAGCGCCTTCGGCGGCCTCGCCCCCATCGCCGCGCATGTCTCTACCGCGATCCCTGTCAGCGTGATGACGCCTGCCGAAGCGGAACATCCCCCAAACGCCAAAGGGTGGACTCAGTCGCTCAGGAGTCGGGGAAAAAGCGGAAATTTTATTCAGATCGCTGGCAGCGGGGGTCTGATGCCATCCCGGACAACGCTTTCCAGACAGCTGCACGACGACGACTATCCCGGCCTTGGCAGGTATGTCTGGCGGCCTGAGGATGGAAGCCTGGAGTAGTCGCCCGGCCTCGTCCAGATCTACGGGCGCAAGTCCGCGCCGACGTCGGAAGCCGAGTTCATGGCGTGCCTGCATCGTGACGACAGGTTGCGGATCGAGGGTGAGACCGAAGCATTTCTCGCCGGTGGGGCCGACAGCTACAGCCACAGCTTCCGCATTGTCCGGCCGGACGGCAACGTCCGATACGTCATCGATAGGGCGAAGATTGAACGGGATGCAGCCGGCAAGGTGATCGAGATCCACGGGCTGAACATGGATGTCACCGATTTCCCGCACCTTGCCCGCGGCTCGATGGACGAAGAGTCGAGCGCGTTGGAAGTGGAGGAAGCCGGCGCGATCCGCGCCTTGCCGCAGCACGCTCGGGTCGACGCGGCGCTGGACACATACGGTCTGGTTCTGGCCGACATCGACTACCGCGCCGGACTGGTCAGGCTGAGCGGCTTCGCGGCGCGGCTCTATGGGCTGGGCGAGGGGGAGATGACGCTGCCGCGCAGCCATGTCCATGACACGGTCCACCCAGCGGACCTTGCGGCCCTGGCCTCACAGATCGAGTCCGCGCAGGATCCGGAGACGGGCGGCCGACTGGTTTGCGAGCATCGCATCCGTCGACCGGACGGCACAGTGCGATGGCTGCAGGTCCAGAAGCGCCTCTATTTTCATACTTGCGACGGTGAGCGTCGACCCGAGCGCGGCGTCCTCGCGGCAATCGACATCACCGACCGCAAGCTGGCGGAACTTGCACTGCGGGACAGCGAGGAGCGGCTCGCCCTGGCGCATGAGGTCGCGGGGATAGGCACATGGGACATCTACCTCACGGTCGGTCGCAGCGACTGGACCCGAGGTTTGTACGGCCTGCTGGGGATCGATCCATCGACGCCGGCATCGCCGGATCTGTTCTTCGAAAGGGTCCATCCCGAAGACGTCGCCGGACTGCGACAAGCCTTCGAGACCGCAATTGCCGAGAGATCGGTTTTCGAGGCTGAGTTCCGTGTGCTCACCGAAGACGGCGGCGTGCGGTACTTTGTCGGTCATGGCCGTGTGGTGAAGGAGAAGGCCGGCCAGGCCAACCGGATGGTCGGTGTGAACTACGACGTCGCCGGCCGCAAGGTCGCCGAGATGCACCTGCGCGAGAGTGACACCTGGTTGCGCCAGACCAGCGAAGCGGCCGGATTTGGCGTGCACCAGTTGGACGTTGCGCGCCAGGAGGCTCTCTGGTCGCAGCAAACGCACGCTATCCTCGGAACGTCAGGCGATGGACCGGTGGATCTGGAGCAGGTCCTCGAGACGGTGCATCCTGATGATCGCGAGCGGGTCCAGTCCGAGATGGCGGCGATCCAGCGCCGCGTTGGTGCCTACGAGCTCGAGTGCCGGATCGTGAGGCCCGACGGCACCATGCCTGGGTGCTGGACCGTGGTGAGGCATTGGCGCCGATCGATCCCCGGACGGGCCGTGTCGCGCGTCACCGGCACCCGGATCGACATCACCGACCGCAGGGGCGTCGAGGAGCGGCTGCGCACGGCAAACCACTCCCTTCGTTACATAATCGAGGAATCCCTCTTCGGCCCCTACACCGTCGACGCCGATTTCCGGCTGGTGCAGGTCAGCCGGGGTGCGAAGGCATTTTTCGGGAATATATCCCCGCTGATCGGCCGAGATTTCGCCGAGGTTGTGCGGCTGATCTGGAGAGAGCCGTTCGCGTCCGAAGCCATCGTGAGGTTCCGAGAAACGCTCCCCCCTTTGCCGCCGGCCGCGCACCGATGCGCTTTCACCGCGGACGAGTCGATCAGGATCGCCGTGGGTGGTCCGCCAGCTACCGCGAGAGCGTGGAAGACGTCGACCCACACACCCTTCGCCGCCCAGCGAACGAACCGGTTGTAGAGCGTCTTGTGGGGACCGCACGCCTCGGGCGCATCCTTCCAGCGGCAACCCGACTTCAGGACATGGATGATGCCGCTGATGACCCGGCGATCATCGACTCTCGGCTTACCCCGCGTGTCGGTCGGCAGAAGTGGCGCAAGGCTCTCAAACTGCGCCTCGCTCAGCCAGAAATGCGCGTTGCTCATGGCGATCTCCCTTCGGAGATCGTGGAATCAGATCCGTCTTAACGGATCGTGTTAATGGGTCCTGAGCCTAGGCAAACCGCATCGCGAAGCCCGGAGAACTTCATGGAGCGGTTCAGCGAACGTGTCCGCGCGCTCGCCACGAACCAGGACGTGCTGGTGAAGTCAGAGTGGAAGTCCGCCGATCTTTCTAACCTGATCCGCGCTCAGCTGGCTCATTTCGAGGACCTCCTCGATCGTCGCATCTCGCATCCATCTTCATGGACAGTCCATCGCCGCGATACCCACCGCGGCGGAAAGGCTCGGGATGGCGTTTCACGAGCTGGCGACCAACGCCAGCAAATACGGGGCTCTGTCGAACGATAGTGGATGCGTCCGGATCAGCTGGAAGGTCGAGGAGGGCAAGACCGGACCCTGTTTTGTCTTGCAGTGGCGCGAAGAGGATGGTCCGTCTGTTGAGCCACCGAACCTAACGGGTTTCGGCGCTATGATTACAGGCGCGCTCCTCGCGTCGGGGCTGAATGGGACAGTCGACGTCTACTACCCGCGTACCGGGTTTCAATGGTGTCTTCGCTTCCCTGTCGACGCTGTCTCGAATTAGGGGTGTTAGACCGCGTGAAACGGCCGAGGCACTGCAGAACGCAGCAAAGGCTATGGTTCCGGCAAGTTGACGTGGAGAATGTTCGCGCCCAGACCCTCTCCCTCCGCCACTTTGCATCCTAAGCCCTTGATTGTGGATCAGCGTGGAATAAGGACCCCGTTTCGGGGGTGATCGGCGTCCAAAAGGAACCCCGTCTGAGACGAGGGGTCACGGTGCTTCCAGGGACAATCTGGGAGCCGGATTGGGATGCTGGTGGTGGAGACGGTTGCGAAGATCCGGCGCGCGTATTTCGTACAGGGCAAGGCGATCAAGGAGATCTGCCGCGAGCTTCGCCTGTCACGAAAGACGGTGCGCAAAATCCTTCGGTCTGAGGAGACGGCGTTCACGTACGAACTGAGCGTCCAGCCGCAACCCAAGCTCGGCCCGTTTACCGATGAGCTCGATCGGCTGCTCGGTGCCAATGCGGCACGCAGCAGCGCCAAGCGTGTGACGCTGATGCGGATCTTCGAGGAACTGCGCGGGCTCGGCTACGAGGGTGGTGACGATGCGGTCCGGCGCTATGCGTCGTCTTGGCGACGGCGCGAGGGCACCGGAACAGCGGCGGCATTCGTCCCGCTGAGCTTCGACCCCGGCGAGGCGTACCAGTTCGACTGGAGCCACGGACAAGTGCCGAACGGCGGAACGACCGTCACCATCAGGCGAGCGCACATGCGGTTGTGCCATAGCCGCATGCCGTTCGTTCGCGCCTATCCGCGCGAGACGCAGGAGATGGTGTAGGGCGCCCACGACAAGGGCTTCGCGTTCTTCAAGGTCGCCTGCACGAGAGGCATCTACGACAACATGAAGACCGCGGTGGACGCGATCTTCGCCGGCAAGGACCGCGCCTGCAACCGCCGCTCTGGTGATCCAGTTGAGCGCCGTCGGCGTGCCGCCCAGATCAGCGCTAATGGACGGTGTCGCGACAGCGCCCCCGACAAAGCTGAGCGGCAGGATCAATGCGGCGAGGCAGACTGCGAACAGCACCTGTGACTTGCCGGCTGGGTGGGTGATTGTCCGATCGACCATGATTGCACCTCCATGCGGCATCGGGTTCAGGCCGCAGCGCAGACTTATTGCGGAGGGTTTGGTCGATAAACCGGCTGTCGTTCCGTTGATTGCGGACGAAAAGTCCTTAAATCGGCGATATGGATCGCATCAGCACCTTCGCGTCGTTTGTGGACGCGGCGGATCATCTGAGTTTCGTGAAGGCTGGGCGCGCGCTTGGGATTTCGGCATCCGCCGTCGGCAAGAACGTCGCCCGGTTGGAGGACAGTCTCGGAACCCGGCTGTTTCACCGCACGACCAGACGGATATCGCTGACCGACGAAGGCGCCCTGTTTCATGAGCGTTGCGGCCGTGTCCTCGACGACCTGCACAAGGCCGAGGCGCTCGTCTCGGGCCGCGCCGGCGGGCCGCAGACCATCGCCGTTGACCTGCAACAACATGGAAGCCCTGCGCGGGGCTGCCATCGCGGGGCTCGGCATCGCCTATATGCCGGACTTCCTGGCGACGGATGCGCTCGCCGCGGGGACGCTGCGCCGGGTGCTGGACGCGCACATCGCGGATCCCGGCCAGTTCAGCATCCTGTGGTCGTCCAGCCGACATCTCTCCCCTCGACTGAGAGCCTTTATCGACCACACCGCAGCGACCCTGTTTAACGCTGAGTCAGGGAACTCGTAGCCTCGCACAGGTGACACGAAGCCCCTCGCGGATCACCCCGCACCCGAGGCTCAATGGCAGATGATCCGGCGGCTGGCACCTCATGGGTACGGCATGGCGAGCGCGCGCGGTGCGTTCTGGCGGCCGACCAGCCCTGCAACGGCGAGGAAGGCCAGAAGGTAGGGCAGCATGATGAGAAGCGCATTCGGCGCCTCGATGCCGAGCGCCGGAAGCTGGAACTGAAGCGCCGTCGCCGCGCCGAACACGAAGCAGGCAAGGATCGTGCGCCCCAGCCGCCAGTTGCCGAAGATCACCGCCGCAATGGCAAGGTAGCCGGCGCCGCGCGTCATCCCCTCGGTGAAGGTGTGGATGTCGCCGATCGACAGGAACGCCCCACCGAGCGCGGCGATGGACCCCGTTACGAGGATCGCGCCATAGCGAAGGCGGTTCACGGAGAGGCCCGCTCCGGCGGCTGCCCGGGGCGCGTCCCCCACGGCGCGCAGCGCGACGCCGAGCCCGCTGCGGGTCATTACCCACCAGATCAGCAGCGCGATGGGGATCGCAAGATAAACGAGCCAGACCTGCTCGAACACGGCCGAGCCCAGCACCGGGAGGTCGCCGAGGCCGGGCGGCGACCACTTGTCGAAACCCGGGATGGTTTCGCGCGAGCGCGCGCCGAAAATCTCGCGATAGCCGAGCGTCGTGGCGCCGAGGACGAGAATGTTGATGCCGAGGCCGGTGACGATCTGGTTGGCCTTCAGCGTACAGGTGAGGAACGCCTGGAGGAGCGCGACGGGAAGCGCTGCCAAGACGCCGAAGAGAAGGCCGATCATCGGGTTGCCCGTCGCCCAGCTTGCGACCGCGGCGGCGAACGCGCCCGTCAGCATCATCCCTTCCAGGCTCATGTTGAGGACGCCCGCCCGCTCCGAGACGTATTCGCCCATCGCAGCGAACAGGAGCGGTGTGGCGAGCCTGATCGTGGAGCCCAGAAAGACCGCGAGAAGCTCCCAGCTCATCGGACGGTCCTTCCCATGAAGAGCGCGGCACCGGCGATCGCGATCACGATGATCCCCTGCACCACCTGCACCAGGGCGGCCGGCACCGAGGCCGCCATCTCCATCGAGATTCCGCCCGAGCGCAGGAAGCCGAAGAGAAGCGCACCGGCGATGACGCCGATGACGCTGCCGCGCGCCAAAAGGCCGACGACGAGCCCGTCGAAGCCATATCCTGAACTGAAGCCCGCCTTCAGCGACCATTGTTCGCCTTGGAGCATCATCGCGCCTGCGAGTCCGCCGAACGCGCCGGCCAGCATCAGCGCGGCGACGGTGAGCCGATCCGTCGCGATTCCCGCCCTGGCGCCGGCGACGGGATTGTAGCCGACGAGGGCGAGGCGGAAGCCGAAGGCGGTCCGGTTCAGCGCGACGGCGGTGAGGACGGCGAGCGCCAGTGCGATCGGCACCCCGATCGTCACCGGGGAGGCGTAGGACCCGGTGAGGAGCGGGATCTGCGTCGCCATCGGGATTTCGGGTGATTCGGGCAGCGTCGCGGCCGACGTCATCGGCTGGCGCAGAAGGTCCGGCGACTGGACGCACCAGTAGAGAAGCCACACCGCAATGAAGGAGAGGAGGAGCGTGGAGATCACCTCGTTGGTGCCGACGCGCGCCTTGAGGACCCCCGCGATCCCGCCCCAAAAGGCGCCCGCCATCGTGGCGGCAAGCATCGGCAGGATGAAGGCGAGGCCGAGCGGAAGGACATCAACCCCGGCGTGGAGCGCAACCGCCGTTGCCGCGATGCCGCCGACCGCAATCTGCCCCTCGCCGCCGACGTTGATGAGGCCGGCCCGCGCGGCAAGCACGAAGCCGAAGCCGACGAGCGCATAGACCACCGCCCGGTTGAGCGACACGGAGATCGCGTAAGGCGAGCCGAACGCGCCGGAGGCAAACGCCTCGATGGCGCGCGGCACCGAGGCGCCCATCAGCGCAATGAGGAGAAGGCCCGCGGCAAAGGCCACGAGAACGGCCGCCACCGGGACGACGAGAGGAGCGCGCAGCGCCTGGGTCATGCTTTCTGCCCCGCCATCATTGCACCGATTGCGGCGCGCTCGCCCGCGACGGCGGGCCGCGCGCCGACAATCCGCCCGCGATACATCACGAGCACACGGTCCGCGACGGCTATGAGTTCGTCGAGTTCTGAAGAGATGAGAAGCACTCCAGCGCCTTGATCGCAGGCCTCGCGGACGAGGCCATAGACAGCCTCCACGGCGCCGACATCGAGCCCGCGGGTGGGCTGTGCTGCGAGCAGGAATTTAAGGTTCGGTGTTGTGAGTTCGCGGCCAAGCACCGCCTTTTGCTGGTTGCCGCCCGAAAGGCTTGCAAAGCGCGCGTCGGGGCCGGTGGCGCGCACGTCGAACCGGGACATCAGCGCGGCAGCCTCCTCACGCATCGCGCGGCGGTCGAGGAGACCGTGGCGGGAGAAACCGCCGAGGCGGTTGTTCAGCATGTTGTCGCCGACGGACATTTCGACAGCACAGGCGACGTGGTGGCGGTCCTCCGGCACAATTCCGACCCCGGCGCGGGTGATCGCGCGCGGCCCGCTTTCGGTCAGGTCGACGTCGCCGGCGAACCAGCGCCCGCTGCTGGCCCGCTCGAGCCCGGCGAGGATCATGCCGAGTTCGCTCTGGCCGTTGCCCTCGACACCGGCGAGCCCGACGATCTCGCCGCGGTCCACGGTGAAGGTGAGCGCATCGAGGCGCACCTTGCCGTCCGCATCGCGGTAGGTCAGCGCATCGGCCTGCATGGCCTCGCCCTGATGGGCGCGCGCCCGTGGCGGCGTGGCGGACGCGGCCGGGGTTGTCTCCCCGCCCGACATGCCGAGGGCGGACATCATCGCAGGGTCGAGGCTGTTGACGTCGCGCTGGATCATCGCCGCGACGAGGCGGTCGATCTCCTCGCCCGGCCGCTCGGAGGTGGCGGCGATCCGGCCACCGGCAAGCACGGTCGCTCTGTCCGCGGCCCTGCGGATCTCGGCAAGCTTGTGGGTCACGAGCACAACCGCAGCGCCGGCGTCCGCCACGCGGCGGCATGTGGCAATCAGCCCGTCGATCTCGTCCGGAAGAAGCACGGCGGTCGGCTCGTCGAGGATGAGGAGTCCCGGCTCGCGCATCAGACAGCGCACGATCTCCACGCGCTGGCGCTGACCGACGGAGATGTCGCCCACCTTGCGGAACGGCTCGATGGAGAGGCCGTACCCCTGTGCGAGCGCCACCACGCGCTCCGCCTCGCGCTTCCTGTCCAGCGCACCGAAGCCGAGGCCGAGGAGGAGGTTGTCGAGAACGGTGAGCTCTTCGGCGAGCGAGAAGTGCTGATGCACCATCGCCACGCCCTTCGACAGCGCGTCCCGAGGCCCGGTCGGTGCATAAGGCGCACCGGCGAGCATCATCGTTCCCGAGGTCGGCCGGTGGATACCGAACACGAGATTACAAAGCGTGGACTTCCCCGCGCCGTTCTCGCCGATGATGCAGTGGATCTCGCCTGTTCGAAACGCCACGTCGACATCGGCGAGCGCATCGAATGCGCCGAAACGCATGCCAATGTCATTCAGCTCGAAAAGCGGCGCCGCACTTGCGCGCGCGCCATCAGCCACGTTGGGCAGCGCCGCGGTCGTGCCGCGCGCCCCGTGCTCCTCGTCGACCCTCAACCTTCGAGGACTTCGATCTCACCGGAGAGGATCTTTTCCTTGATCTCCTCGATCTTGGTCTTCATCTCGTCCGTCGCGCCGCACACGATCATGTCGGACGCATCGGGCCCCATCTGAAGGCCGAACGGCTTGTAGCCGGCCTCCCACGTGCCTGCGGTGGCCTGGTCGATGGCGTACTGGACCTGATAGCCGACGCCGGTCACCGAATAGGCCGGGTAGAGCGGGTCGGTGCCGCAGCGGTCGGTGTAGCTGCCGACGATCTTGGTGTCCTCGTCCTTTGCCGCCTGCTCCATGCCGCGCAGGCCAAGGTTGAGGATGTGGTAGTGAACGTCCGCGCCCTGAGCGATGGCGGCGAGCGTTGCCTCCTTGGACTTGGCAACATCGTCAAAGTCGCCGGTGTAGGTCTCGAAGTACTTGATGTCCGGCTTGATGTAGCGGGCGCCGTTACCGAACTCGGTGCCTGCGTTGACGATGGATGGGATCTCCATGCCGCCGACGTAGGAGACCGCGCCGTTCTCCGACAGCATCGCCGCGGCGGCGCCGGCCACGAAGGCGATCTCGGCCTGCTTCACGTCGTAGCCGGCAACGTTCGGCAGTGTCTCGCCCTCGTTGCCGCCGACGATGGAGAATTTCGTGTCCGGAAAGCGTTTGGCGATCTTGAAGACGGCAGCCTGGGTCTGCCCGCCGACGCCGATGACGAGGTCGTTCTGCATGGCAAGCTGCGTGATCGCCTGCTCCATGTCGGCGTAGTTGATGTTCTCGATCATCTGCACTTCGATCTCGTCGCCGTGCTTCTCCTGCGCAGCGACGAGGCCGTCATAACCGGATTCCATCCACCCCTTGTCCGACTTCGATCCCGGAATGAGGATGCCGACATTGAGTGCATCAGCCAGCGCCGGTGTCGCGCCGAACAGGGCAACGCAGCCAAACGCTGCAACAAGGGTCTTCGTCAGGGTCATGGGAGCATCCTTTGATCTCGGTTCGTGAACTGCGCGGGTTTTGTCCCGGCGGGGATTTTTTTCCCGCAACTGCAAGTTAGGTGCCAAAGCGGACCATTCCGGCGCGCTGACGCCCCTTTGGCGTCGCTTTTGCATCCGCCTTCGATTGCTTGAAAGGCGGGAGAAAAAGCGTGGATGCATGGCGTGACGACCGACACGGGGGCGGCCAGCTCGGCGTCGGCCGTAACTATCACTGGCAGGCGAACGCTGACGTCGTGGACATGGCCATGCCCGCGCCGCCACCGCGGCCTGTGCGCATCTCGGCAGAGCCGCAGGACGTCGTCGTCGACCTCAATCGCACTGCGATCGTCGTGATCGACATGCAGAACGATTTTTGCGCGCCCGGCGGGTGGGTCGACCATCACCTCGGTGTCGATGTTTCGCCGGGTCGTGCGCCGATTGA
This window encodes:
- a CDS encoding HWE histidine kinase domain-containing protein: MGPEPRQTASRSPENFMERFSERVRALATNQDVLVKSEWKSADLSNLIRAQLAHFEDLLDRRISHPSSWTVHRRDTHRGGKARDGVSRAGDQRQQIRGSVER
- a CDS encoding bifunctional PIG-L family deacetylase/class I SAM-dependent methyltransferase — its product is MSLTYADWRAMIAQAPVARPERLIGNGGLVVLSPHPDDETLGASGLIAGAHAAGRKVALVALTDGDGSHRGSRTHPPARLAALREREQAAAMDVLAPGTEILRLRLPDGASMHHADFGGAAESVAALCTRIGATALATTPPRDNHPDHDAAWALAAQVEQMLPGLRLLAFPIWSVRTEPEADATAERAAFIPFRLETPAQKSAALACHATQLGGVVTDDPSGFTLPDWFLSHHSAPHEPVFWSRKRAPLPGPAHFRKLYGDDGDPWHVRSAPYERDKRAHVAGSLGDAWYNSLLEMGCGEGHFTAMLAERCDRALGVDVDPGIIDRAAAWHAGQSNLSFALAHLPDQFPEGTFDLFVLSEVLYFLDENGIAALIRRMEQSAIKGATAVLVNWLGDTSAPLSGEMAADLFIAMVGEKWELTMTERRPGYRVDRLLLRPAPF
- a CDS encoding ABC transporter permease, which gives rise to MTQALRAPLVVPVAAVLVAFAAGLLLIALMGASVPRAIEAFASGAFGSPYAISVSLNRAVVYALVGFGFVLAARAGLINVGGEGQIAVGGIAATAVALHAGVDVLPLGLAFILPMLAATMAGAFWGGIAGVLKARVGTNEVISTLLLSFIAVWLLYWCVQSPDLLRQPMTSAATLPESPEIPMATQIPLLTGSYASPVTIGVPIALALAVLTAVALNRTAFGFRLALVGYNPVAGARAGIATDRLTVAALMLAGAFGGLAGAMMLQGEQWSLKAGFSSGYGFDGLVVGLLARGSVIGVIAGALLFGFLRSGGISMEMAASVPAALVQVVQGIIVIAIAGAALFMGRTVR
- a CDS encoding glycosyltransferase family A protein, producing MIRDDYFADVPASHHADVAQTHWHARAAHSGCELIACVPARDEEDRIGDALASLARTLKPSDGIVVVVNGSSDATCAIAAAHLAAIAQPSCLAEVTFAEGRGSAPLARRIALDAAHKEAPAAALFSFDSDSRCAPDLRCAYAVELARGYDLVCGTIGFDPEEAAMLPPADADAETLVREARHLTREIAARIDPDPFNPWPHHGNIGGANFVITGAAYRTVGGLPLPPSGEDRALLRLVHGHGLAVRYSDGPHVVTSCRIEGRAHGGLSDDLRFSRLCADPVVDEMLEPAETLVLRHCARRAFLAARDQAARAEILKGLGLGAEEIHAALGQPLPGLMWLAAEDTSPALRRTRLRRSDLRAVLPGLKALKTELDAEEAGRHGSLAGAPSS
- a CDS encoding ABC transporter ATP-binding protein; translated protein: MRVDEEHGARGTTAALPNVADGARASAAPLFELNDIGMRFGAFDALADVDVAFRTGEIHCIIGENGAGKSTLCNLVFGIHRPTSGTMMLAGAPYAPTGPRDALSKGVAMVHQHFSLAEELTVLDNLLLGLGFGALDRKREAERVVALAQGYGLSIEPFRKVGDISVGQRQRVEIVRCLMREPGLLILDEPTAVLLPDEIDGLIATCRRVADAGAAVVLVTHKLAEIRRAADRATVLAGGRIAATSERPGEEIDRLVAAMIQRDVNSLDPAMMSALGMSGGETTPAASATPPRARAHQGEAMQADALTYRDADGKVRLDALTFTVDRGEIVGLAGVEGNGQSELGMILAGLERASSGRWFAGDVDLTESGPRAITRAGVGIVPEDRHHVACAVEMSVGDNMLNNRLGGFSRHGLLDRRAMREEAAALMSRFDVRATGPDARFASLSGGNQQKAVLGRELTTPNLKFLLAAQPTRGLDVGAVEAVYGLVREACDQGAGVLLISSELDELIAVADRVLVMYRGRIVGARPAVAGERAAIGAMMAGQKA
- a CDS encoding ABC transporter permease; the encoded protein is MSWELLAVFLGSTIRLATPLLFAAMGEYVSERAGVLNMSLEGMMLTGAFAAAVASWATGNPMIGLLFGVLAALPVALLQAFLTCTLKANQIVTGLGINILVLGATTLGYREIFGARSRETIPGFDKWSPPGLGDLPVLGSAVFEQVWLVYLAIPIALLIWWVMTRSGLGVALRAVGDAPRAAAGAGLSVNRLRYGAILVTGSIAALGGAFLSIGDIHTFTEGMTRGAGYLAIAAVIFGNWRLGRTILACFVFGAATALQFQLPALGIEAPNALLIMLPYLLAFLAVAGLVGRQNAPRALAMPYP
- a CDS encoding BMP family protein, which encodes MTLTKTLVAAFGCVALFGATPALADALNVGILIPGSKSDKGWMESGYDGLVAAQEKHGDEIEVQMIENINYADMEQAITQLAMQNDLVIGVGGQTQAAVFKIAKRFPDTKFSIVGGNEGETLPNVAGYDVKQAEIAFVAGAAAAMLSENGAVSYVGGMEIPSIVNAGTEFGNGARYIKPDIKYFETYTGDFDDVAKSKEATLAAIAQGADVHYHILNLGLRGMEQAAKDEDTKIVGSYTDRCGTDPLYPAYSVTGVGYQVQYAIDQATAGTWEAGYKPFGLQMGPDASDMIVCGATDEMKTKIEEIKEKILSGEIEVLEG